The following are encoded together in the Citrus sinensis cultivar Valencia sweet orange chromosome 1, DVS_A1.0, whole genome shotgun sequence genome:
- the LOC107178418 gene encoding proline-rich receptor-like protein kinase PERK2, with amino-acid sequence MNLMSLENGKKQTHLSGYKFLAKEETAGPAEFPGETPQEFPSETPNYEPDPIPTEIPKIPEIEIDPTIPPEITVIPDPQIDIPLPPNNPSPPQPDTQPPDPSPDILPPPSTPPNIEPSPIVPPDIQRPGGPPFGPVVSLDSAVL; translated from the coding sequence atgaaccTGATGAGCCTGGAAAACgggaaaaaacaaacacatctTTCAGGATACAAGTTTCTTGCCAAGGAAGAAACGGCTGGCCCGGCAGAGTTTCCAGGCGAAACTCCACAGGAATTTCCGTCTGAGACTCCAAACTATGAACCTGATCCTATTCCAACAGAAATTCCAAAGATTCCTGAGATAGAAATAGACCCCACTATTCCTCCCGAAATCACTGTTATCCCTGATCCACAAATCGATATCCCGCTTCCGCCTAACAATCCTTCGCCGCCACAGCCTGATACACAGCCACCTGACCCGTCTCCGGATATCTTGCCGCCGCCTTCTACCCCTCCAAATATTGAGCCGTCACCGATTGTGCCACCGGATATTCAGCGACCTGGTGGCCCTCCTTTTGGTCCTGTTGTTTCACTGGACTCGGCAGTATTGTAG